In Passer domesticus isolate bPasDom1 chromosome 1, bPasDom1.hap1, whole genome shotgun sequence, one DNA window encodes the following:
- the SP8 gene encoding transcription factor Sp8 isoform X1, producing the protein MATSLLGEEPRVGSTPLAMLAATCNKIGSPSPSPSALSDSASSFGKGFHPWKRSSSSASAGSCGAVGSGLPGFGVAGAARNGSSAAAAAAAAAAAALVSDSFSCGGSPGSSAFSLTSSSAAAASSPFANDYSVFQAPGSAGGGGGGGGGGGGAAGQEAAAHQPVFISKVHTSVEGLQGIYPRVGMAHPYESWFKPSHPGLGAGEVGSAGASSWWDVGAGWIDVQSPNGAAALPGSLHPAPGGLQTSLHSPLGGYNSDYSGLGHSAFSSGASSHLLSPAGQHLMDGFKPVLPGSYPDSAPSPLAGAGGSMLGGGPAAPLAASPRSSARRYSGRATCDCPNCQEAERLGPAGASLRRKGLHSCHIPGCGKVYGKTSHLKAHLRWHTGERPFVCNWLFCGKRFTRSDELQRHLRTHTGEKRFACPVCNKRFMRSDHLSKHVKTHSGPGGAGGPGGGGPGGGPGPGGKKGSDTDSEHSAAGSPPCHSPELLPPPEPGHRNGLE; encoded by the exons ATGGCAACTTCACTTCTAGGG GAGGAACCGCGGGTAGGCTCCACGCCGCTGGCCATGCTCGCCGCGACCTGCAACAAGatcggcagccccagcccctcgcCGTCCGCCCTTTCGGACAGCGCGTCCTCCTTCGGCAAAGGCTTCCACCCCTGGAAacgctcctcctcctcagcctcGGCGGGCAGCTGCGGCGCCGTGGGCTCCGGCCTCCCGGGCTTCGGCGTGGCGGGCGCGGCGCGGAACGGCTcctcggcggcggcggcagcggcggcggcggcggcggccgccctCGTCTCGGACTCGTTCAGCTGCGGCGGCTCGCCGGGCTCCAGCGCCTTCTCCCTCACCTCCAGCAGCGCGGCGGCCGCCAGCTCGCCCTTCGCCAACGACTACTCCGTCTTCCAGGCTCCGGGCAGCgccggtggcggcggcggcggcggaggcggcggcggcggggcggcgggacAGGAGGCGGCGGCGCACCAGCCCGTCTTCATCTCCAAGGTGCACACGTCggtggaggggctgcagggcatcTACCCGCGGGTGGGCATGGCGCACCCCTACGAGTCCTGGTTCAAGCCCTCGCACCCGGGGCTCGGCGCCGGCGAGGTTGGCTCAGCGGGCGCCTCCAGCTGGTGGGACGTGGGCGCCGGCTGGATCGACGTGCAGAGCCCCAACGGTGCGGCCGCGCTGCCCGGCTCGCTGCACCCGGCGCCCGGCGGACTCCAGACCTCGCTCCACTCGCCACTGGGCGGCTACAACTCGGATTATTCGGGCCTGGGCCACTCGGCCTTCAGCAGCGGCGCCTCCTCGCACCTCCTCAGCCCCGCCGGGCAGCATCTCATGGACGGATTTAAGCCGGTGCTGCCCGGCTCCTACCCGGACTCGGCCCCCTCGCCGCTGGCCGGCGCCGGGGGCTCCATGCTgggcggcggccccgccgcgccgctgGCCGCTTCCCCGCGCTCCTCCGCCCGCCGCTACTCGGGGCGCGCCACCTGCGACTGCCCCAACTGCCAGGAGGCCGAGCGGCTGGGGCCGGCGGGGGCCAGCCTGCGCCGCAAGGGGCTGCACAGCTGCCACATCCCCGGCTGCGGCAAGGTCTACGGCAAAACCTCGCACCTGAAGGCGCACCTGCGCTGGCACACGGGCGAGCGGCCCTTCGTCTGCAACTGGCTCTTCTGCGGCAAGCGCTTCACCCGCTCCGACGAGCTGCAGCGGCACCTGCGGACCCACACGGGCGAGAAGCGCTTCGCCTGCCCCGTCTGCAACAAGCGCTTCATGCGCAGCGACCACCTCAGCAAGCACGTCAAGACCCACAGCGGCCCCGGAGGCGCCGGGGgtcccggcggcggcggccccggcggcggccccggccccggcggcaAGAAGGGCAGCGACACCGACAGCGAGCACAGCGCGGCAGGCAGTCCTCCCTGCCACTCCCCGGAGCTGCTGCCGCCCCCCGAGCCCGGCCACCGCAacggcctggagtga
- the SP8 gene encoding transcription factor Sp8 isoform X2 translates to MLAATCNKIGSPSPSPSALSDSASSFGKGFHPWKRSSSSASAGSCGAVGSGLPGFGVAGAARNGSSAAAAAAAAAAAALVSDSFSCGGSPGSSAFSLTSSSAAAASSPFANDYSVFQAPGSAGGGGGGGGGGGGAAGQEAAAHQPVFISKVHTSVEGLQGIYPRVGMAHPYESWFKPSHPGLGAGEVGSAGASSWWDVGAGWIDVQSPNGAAALPGSLHPAPGGLQTSLHSPLGGYNSDYSGLGHSAFSSGASSHLLSPAGQHLMDGFKPVLPGSYPDSAPSPLAGAGGSMLGGGPAAPLAASPRSSARRYSGRATCDCPNCQEAERLGPAGASLRRKGLHSCHIPGCGKVYGKTSHLKAHLRWHTGERPFVCNWLFCGKRFTRSDELQRHLRTHTGEKRFACPVCNKRFMRSDHLSKHVKTHSGPGGAGGPGGGGPGGGPGPGGKKGSDTDSEHSAAGSPPCHSPELLPPPEPGHRNGLE, encoded by the coding sequence ATGCTCGCCGCGACCTGCAACAAGatcggcagccccagcccctcgcCGTCCGCCCTTTCGGACAGCGCGTCCTCCTTCGGCAAAGGCTTCCACCCCTGGAAacgctcctcctcctcagcctcGGCGGGCAGCTGCGGCGCCGTGGGCTCCGGCCTCCCGGGCTTCGGCGTGGCGGGCGCGGCGCGGAACGGCTcctcggcggcggcggcagcggcggcggcggcggcggccgccctCGTCTCGGACTCGTTCAGCTGCGGCGGCTCGCCGGGCTCCAGCGCCTTCTCCCTCACCTCCAGCAGCGCGGCGGCCGCCAGCTCGCCCTTCGCCAACGACTACTCCGTCTTCCAGGCTCCGGGCAGCgccggtggcggcggcggcggcggaggcggcggcggcggggcggcgggacAGGAGGCGGCGGCGCACCAGCCCGTCTTCATCTCCAAGGTGCACACGTCggtggaggggctgcagggcatcTACCCGCGGGTGGGCATGGCGCACCCCTACGAGTCCTGGTTCAAGCCCTCGCACCCGGGGCTCGGCGCCGGCGAGGTTGGCTCAGCGGGCGCCTCCAGCTGGTGGGACGTGGGCGCCGGCTGGATCGACGTGCAGAGCCCCAACGGTGCGGCCGCGCTGCCCGGCTCGCTGCACCCGGCGCCCGGCGGACTCCAGACCTCGCTCCACTCGCCACTGGGCGGCTACAACTCGGATTATTCGGGCCTGGGCCACTCGGCCTTCAGCAGCGGCGCCTCCTCGCACCTCCTCAGCCCCGCCGGGCAGCATCTCATGGACGGATTTAAGCCGGTGCTGCCCGGCTCCTACCCGGACTCGGCCCCCTCGCCGCTGGCCGGCGCCGGGGGCTCCATGCTgggcggcggccccgccgcgccgctgGCCGCTTCCCCGCGCTCCTCCGCCCGCCGCTACTCGGGGCGCGCCACCTGCGACTGCCCCAACTGCCAGGAGGCCGAGCGGCTGGGGCCGGCGGGGGCCAGCCTGCGCCGCAAGGGGCTGCACAGCTGCCACATCCCCGGCTGCGGCAAGGTCTACGGCAAAACCTCGCACCTGAAGGCGCACCTGCGCTGGCACACGGGCGAGCGGCCCTTCGTCTGCAACTGGCTCTTCTGCGGCAAGCGCTTCACCCGCTCCGACGAGCTGCAGCGGCACCTGCGGACCCACACGGGCGAGAAGCGCTTCGCCTGCCCCGTCTGCAACAAGCGCTTCATGCGCAGCGACCACCTCAGCAAGCACGTCAAGACCCACAGCGGCCCCGGAGGCGCCGGGGgtcccggcggcggcggccccggcggcggccccggccccggcggcaAGAAGGGCAGCGACACCGACAGCGAGCACAGCGCGGCAGGCAGTCCTCCCTGCCACTCCCCGGAGCTGCTGCCGCCCCCCGAGCCCGGCCACCGCAacggcctggagtga